The Theobroma cacao cultivar B97-61/B2 chromosome 1, Criollo_cocoa_genome_V2, whole genome shotgun sequence genome contains the following window.
CATCTTATGTCTGTTTCTTTCAATTGCTGAAATACACATGCCAAAAGAAATACTTTAAATCATAATTTCTTCTGGATGAGATGACCTTCAACATTGCATATTAACCAAACAACAGAAATAGTACTTAAaacaatttcattaaaattatctATCAGATCAAATTAGTCACTCTTTAAAAGACATCCACTTAATGTTACAATTCTaggtttttaactttttcctTGGCAAGGAACTAACTTAATCATGCCTAAGATTCTAAGCCAGAAACACCTGAATTACTGCCCTTCAATATATTCTGTCCTTCCCATGTTTGTAAtgattatttataataaattaagcTTACCCGTTCAGCAATGCTGTGAGGATCCGTGGCCTGTCCTCGTCTGGCCCGCACCCTTGGACGCATTGATGGTGGATGTGGTGCTGCAGCAACAGTTGCTTGCATTGGTTGGCCATGGAAAACCTGGAAAATTTTATAGGTCATATCACAAATGATAGAATTACAGAAAAAGATAGTACTAACAGAACTCTAATCTGAAGTTGACAAATTTGGCAGCTAGGAGCATGAAACCTACTCAGGACCAGTTTCTCCTGGCAGATGGACCATTAAACCAAAAGCCAATCCCCAAATGCAAATGAGAAAAAGCATGACTTTAGTACAAATTAAGGAATCAACTACCAGTCATTTTAATGGCCGTTAAAGTGTAACATAAAGGAGATTTAGGGAATATTTTTGTTCTCACTGCTATGGCCCTAGGTATCAAGTTTCAACCAGTTGTTCTGTAATCCTTAACAagtaaaatcttcatttttggaGTAAAACTCTTTTTCATTTGCTGATGCAGGTTTGTGGCTAATTAGCAGTTGAAGCAGACTCTTCTTTAATCGAATAATTCTACCCTGTGAATTAACTTACGCCACTTGAAAAATCCTAGAAGGACCTTGATGTATTCTTTCCTTTGTCAAATACCAAAACTTGGCATCTCACAACAGTAACTCCCAACCCGCCCCCTGCTCCAAAAATTGTCATGTTTTCCCTTGTCTTCTCTGCTATTAGACAGAAACACACATGACATAGCAACATGATAAAATCAAACAGACAAATTCGCTGTCACACCACATTTGACAAtgcaaaacttaaaataatccAACAAGGACAAATAGGCATGCCTCCAATtagtgttgaaaaaaaattaagtgacCAATAATTGAAAAGAAGTCCATCACTAGTTAGCACCATAGAAACAAGCTCCTTAGTTAAGTTCCCAAAAGAAATCTCTCCACTAGTAAAggttttatattgtttttatcCTTTTCCTCCGTTCCTCGTGAACCAAGCAAACACAAGCGAAccttaaataaatgaaaaataaaaagaaatgatcaaattattttcttacgCTTTTTACAGAAGAAACTCTGCCATCGACGACATCGTCACGAAAGCGCTTGCCGCTACCGGAAGCTTCCTGGGGCTTCAAAAACCCGCCTTTTCCTTGCTCCAAGCTCAACCCCAACGGAAAAACCTGTCCGTGAAACGCGCCGCCTCCCCCGCCGCCGATTGCAGCGAGATGTCCGGCGCCATCACCAGAGCTAAGCTGCAACAACATCGGCGCTCCAGCCGCTGCAGCGGTTCCAGCCAAGCCACCGTCGGGTCCCGGCAAGCCCGCCTCAGTTGGCGCGAAGTTGGGGAGTCCGAGGATTTGCTCGAGGAAATCATCGGCGGGGGCCTCGTTGGGGTTATTGGCCATGAGAAAGTCAAAGATATACTAGTGCAAATTGAGTTGAAATGAGTCGCAGTGGCGAGTTAGGGGTACCAAAGAGCATCTACATGCAAAAAGGAAATGGCGAAAGAAAGTGAaccaaacaaaataacacacaaagaaatattttttttccttttaagaCAAACaaggttttttctttcttggtttTACTACTATCTTCCTACTATCTCCCAGTGAGAAGGGAAAGTTCAGAGTTTCGGTTCTGCTCGTcttttgttcctttttcttcttcagcgctaagagagagagacggaaggagaaaagagaagaagagagagagagagagagagagacacacacacacacagcGGGGATGAAAAAGGGTGTGGCTTTTATCGTGGTTAAAAATGTTGCGCCTTTTTGTAAAAGGGGTTGAGTTTGTTCAAAATTACGTGGGAAGCCCATTTTTTCCTGTTTGCTTGGGTCTGTCCTTTCTAGCTAGTGGTCTGAAAACGGCGTCGATTTTTATTGTGCAAAACGCCTCCTCCGGGCAACGACCATGTGGCTTGTTTGTCCTTGTGCTTTCATACTTGCTTCCTTATCCTCCACGTGTTAGCGGTAACGCCTCCATTTCGAAGCAAACAAATCCGCGGCAATCTTTCAACCGGACAGCACCTGGAACTGGAACTGAGAGACTACACAACACAATCCTACTTAGATTTTACGTGCATCTTCTTTAATCACACTATTGTGTCTTGCAGTCTATTATTAtgaatgaagatagatttccTTTCTCCATCTACATTTTGTCTTCCACGAAGAAAGGCAATcaattcaaatatatttgtTCTGATCTCTCTTACCGTCATCTCTCTTAAATGCAGCTGTTACCAGTacatgatttctttctttttgtcatttggTTGGAGGGGGGAAAAGCGAAACCTATATTGGTTATATTATATAggcataatatataaaaaggtcacaaaattatttaaaaaaatttaaaaaaaatttatatttttattacattcaatcaattttttatatttttattttcagtgaaataaactcttatactttttattttgaatcaaataaattcttataacTAATActtgatttaatcaaaatatcatttgtatTCTATGTCACGTGATGCTGATGTagtgttaaaatattatcattaattatgatatggTATGTTGACgtattataattgatgatgacatgatatattaatttgatataatAACATGATCATATAGTATATTTTACCTTACACATTACTGTTATATAATGTCATATGAATGTAAAACGATAAATAACATTTTTACTAATggtaattaatcaattattagtcataaggatttatttgactcaaactaaaaatataaaaatttgattaaatgtaataaaaatataaaaatttatttaaatatttttaaataatttaaaaatacattTGAATATTATACTTATTATGTACGtactatttttaattttgttaatctTAATATGAAACAAAGACCTTCCCAATAAAAGATGGGCCAGCTCGAGCCCATAGAGAACATGGGGTTGTCC
Protein-coding sequences here:
- the LOC18613240 gene encoding transcription factor UNE12, with product MANNPNEAPADDFLEQILGLPNFAPTEAGLPGPDGGLAGTAAAAGAPMLLQLSSGDGAGHLAAIGGGGGGAFHGQVFPLGLSLEQGKGGFLKPQEASGSGKRFRDDVVDGRVSSVKSVFHGQPMQATVAAAPHPPSMRPRVRARRGQATDPHSIAERLRRERIAERIRALQELVPSVNKTDRAAMLDEIVDYVKFLRLQVKVLSMSRLGGAGAVAPLVTDIPLSSVEDESGEGGRNQPAWEKWSNDGTERQVAKLMEENVGAAMQFLQSKALCIMPISLATAIYHTQPPDTSPIVKPEANPPA